In a single window of the Ignavibacteria bacterium genome:
- a CDS encoding trypsin-like peptidase domain-containing protein: MLLKHLYILPLFFILVCVRTLTQQVSSDELTPDKIYEKVDNSIVVVLAYDNLGNMFQGSGVVINNEGLIVTNHHVCKDASRIEIKHYNKEIKNVSVFKYDEVKDILFLKTDDRTLTPIPYGTSSSLKTGQRIYAVGSPEGYENSISEGIVSGFRTDENNVKLIQMTCPITDGSSGGAVLNSKGELIGLSVSGQHEGALYFAIPVNDIYAMIGIEPQYTEVSDPVKYYEIGTQANESKNYKDAEVYFSKYLEKFSGDANAYYNRGYARFKLKEYKKAISDFSAVLEKSETSESFFYRGNCYYSLKDYKNALADYTKALEQEPDNYDIYYNRGYANFRLKNYSEAVSDWQKAVLLNPDYSSELDVKIKIAQDEQNSNSKFKK, from the coding sequence ATGTTATTAAAGCATCTATACATACTTCCCCTTTTTTTCATTCTGGTTTGCGTCAGGACGCTTACCCAGCAGGTTTCTTCAGATGAGCTGACCCCCGATAAAATTTACGAAAAGGTCGATAATTCCATTGTTGTTGTACTTGCGTACGATAATCTTGGCAATATGTTCCAGGGCTCCGGTGTAGTTATAAATAACGAAGGGCTCATCGTCACCAATCACCACGTATGCAAGGATGCAAGCCGCATCGAGATCAAACACTATAATAAAGAAATCAAAAATGTTTCCGTTTTCAAATATGATGAAGTTAAAGATATCCTTTTCCTGAAAACCGATGACAGAACTTTAACACCAATTCCCTATGGCACAAGCAGCAGCTTAAAAACAGGTCAAAGGATTTACGCAGTAGGTTCACCCGAAGGCTACGAAAATTCTATTTCAGAAGGAATTGTAAGCGGGTTCAGAACTGATGAAAATAATGTTAAACTTATACAAATGACCTGCCCTATAACTGACGGTTCATCTGGCGGAGCGGTGCTGAATTCAAAGGGTGAGCTTATCGGTCTCAGCGTAAGCGGTCAGCATGAAGGCGCATTATACTTCGCAATACCTGTAAATGATATTTACGCGATGATCGGGATCGAACCGCAATACACGGAAGTTTCTGATCCGGTTAAATATTACGAAATAGGCACACAGGCTAATGAAAGCAAAAACTATAAAGATGCCGAGGTATATTTTTCCAAATACCTGGAAAAATTCTCAGGTGATGCTAACGCTTATTATAACCGCGGGTATGCAAGGTTCAAGTTAAAAGAGTATAAAAAGGCTATCAGTGATTTTTCAGCGGTGCTTGAAAAAAGCGAAACATCAGAATCATTTTTTTACCGCGGCAACTGTTATTACTCACTTAAAGATTACAAAAACGCGCTTGCTGATTATACCAAAGCGCTTGAGCAGGAACCTGATAATTACGATATATATTATAACCGTGGTTACGCTAATTTCCGTTTGAAAAACTACAGCGAAGCTGTAAGTGACTGGCAAAAGGCTGTTCTGCTGAATCCTGATTACAGCTCAGAGCTTGATGTTAAGATCAAAATAGCGCAGGATGAACAAAACAGTAACAGTAAATTTAAAAAATAA
- a CDS encoding 30S ribosomal protein S12 yields the protein MPTINQLVRKGRKVLKFKSKSPALESSPQKRGVCTRVYTTTPKKPNSALRKVARVRLSNGMEVTAYIPGEGHNLQEHSIVLIRGGRVKDLPGVRYHIVRGAVDSSGVADRKQARSKYGAKKAKTGGK from the coding sequence GTGCCAACAATCAATCAGCTCGTCCGCAAAGGAAGAAAAGTTTTAAAGTTCAAAAGCAAATCACCGGCTCTTGAATCATCACCTCAGAAAAGAGGAGTTTGTACAAGAGTATATACAACAACACCCAAGAAGCCTAATTCAGCTTTAAGAAAAGTTGCAAGGGTACGCTTAAGCAACGGTATGGAAGTAACTGCGTATATCCCGGGTGAAGGACATAACCTTCAGGAACACTCAATAGTTCTTATCCGCGGCGGCAGGGTTAAAGATCTTCCGGGTGTTCGTTATCACATCGTAAGAGGCGCTGTGGATTCAAGCGGTGTTGCTGACAGGAAACAGGCCCGTTCAAAATACGGCGCTAAGAAAGCAAAGACCGGCGGAAAATAA
- the rpsG gene encoding 30S ribosomal protein S7 yields MRKKTANKRRRGTDRIYSDVLVNRFINCIMYDGLKQKAERVVYDAFDIIKEKLNAEPVEIFKKAIHNVEPSLEVRSRRVGGSNYQVPTEVRPERRKALAIKWILTYARAKAGKSMAEKLAGELMSAANNEGSAVKKKEDVHRMAEANKAFAHFRW; encoded by the coding sequence TTGAGAAAGAAAACAGCAAATAAAAGACGCAGAGGTACAGACAGAATTTATTCAGATGTACTCGTTAACAGGTTCATAAACTGCATTATGTATGACGGATTGAAGCAGAAAGCTGAAAGAGTAGTTTATGATGCATTTGATATCATAAAAGAAAAGCTTAACGCAGAGCCTGTTGAGATATTCAAAAAGGCTATTCATAATGTAGAGCCTTCACTTGAAGTTCGCTCAAGAAGAGTTGGCGGATCAAACTACCAGGTGCCAACAGAAGTAAGACCGGAACGCAGAAAAGCGCTCGCAATAAAATGGATACTTACTTACGCAAGGGCTAAAGCCGGAAAGTCAATGGCTGAAAAACTCGCAGGTGAGCTTATGTCTGCTGCGAACAACGAAGGCAGCGCTGTAAAGAAAAAAGAAGACGTTCACAGAATGGCTGAAGCCAACAAGGCTTTTGCTCATTTCAGGTGGTAA
- the fusA gene encoding elongation factor G, translating to MARKVTLEKTRNIGIMAHIDAGKTTTTERILYYTGRLHRMGEVHEGAATMDWMEQEKERGITITSAATTCFWKDHRINIIDTPGHVDFTAEVERSLRVLDGAVALFCAVGGVEPQSETVWRQADKYGVPRLAFVNKMDRTGADFYHVLDMMKERLKANVVPLQLPIGQGDIFVGQIDLIRMKALIYNADTLGQTWEEQEIPASLVEKANEYRLKLLESVSEVDDTLLNKFLDGQEISEAEIKKVLREATLKVKIIPVLCGSSFKNKGVQTLLDSVIDYLPCPKDIGEVWGHHVHSDDHITRNVADNEKFSSLAFKIMTDPFVGKLTFFRVYSGTLKSGSYTYNSVSGKKERVGRLLQMHANHREDIEEVYAGDIAAAIGLKNTKTGDTLCDEGDPIILERMTFPDPVISIAIEPKTKADQDRLSESLGKLADEDPTLRISTNEETGQTILAGMGELHLEIIVDRLKREFKVEANIGKPQVAYKETITKKVEQEGKFVRQSGGKGQFGHVWITIEPNEKGKGFVFENKIVGGSIPKEFIKPVEQGIEEAMKNGVLAGYPVEDVKAVLFDGSFHDVDSSEMAFKIAGSMAFKAGALKAGPVILEPIMKVEVITPDEYMGDIMGDLSSRRGKIEGMTQRADAQVIRAMVPLSEMFGYATQMRSMTQGRALYNMETSHYEEVPKSISEQIIEKYKGKETVGA from the coding sequence ATGGCAAGAAAAGTAACATTAGAAAAGACAAGAAATATCGGTATCATGGCTCACATTGATGCCGGAAAGACCACGACTACTGAAAGAATTCTGTATTACACCGGACGTTTGCACAGAATGGGTGAAGTACATGAAGGCGCAGCAACTATGGACTGGATGGAGCAGGAAAAAGAGCGCGGTATAACAATTACCAGCGCTGCTACAACATGTTTCTGGAAAGATCACAGGATCAATATTATTGATACACCGGGTCACGTTGATTTTACCGCCGAAGTTGAGCGTTCATTAAGAGTGCTTGACGGAGCTGTTGCTCTGTTTTGCGCGGTTGGCGGAGTTGAACCTCAGTCTGAAACCGTATGGAGACAGGCTGATAAATACGGCGTACCGAGGCTTGCATTTGTAAACAAGATGGACAGAACAGGCGCTGATTTTTATCACGTGCTTGATATGATGAAAGAAAGATTAAAAGCCAACGTAGTTCCTCTGCAGCTTCCGATAGGGCAGGGCGATATTTTCGTTGGACAGATCGATCTTATCAGGATGAAGGCGCTTATCTATAATGCTGATACACTTGGCCAGACCTGGGAAGAACAGGAAATACCGGCTTCGTTGGTTGAAAAAGCCAATGAATACCGTTTAAAGCTTCTTGAATCAGTCAGTGAAGTTGACGATACTCTTCTTAATAAGTTTTTAGACGGCCAGGAAATTTCCGAGGCTGAAATTAAAAAAGTTTTAAGGGAAGCTACTTTAAAAGTAAAGATAATTCCCGTATTATGCGGTTCATCATTCAAGAACAAAGGTGTACAGACCCTTCTTGATTCAGTTATTGATTACCTCCCGTGTCCGAAGGATATAGGAGAAGTTTGGGGACACCATGTACACAGCGATGACCACATTACTAGGAATGTTGCAGATAATGAAAAGTTCTCATCACTTGCTTTCAAGATAATGACAGACCCGTTTGTAGGAAAGCTTACATTCTTCAGGGTTTATTCAGGTACATTGAAATCAGGTTCATATACATATAACTCAGTATCCGGTAAAAAGGAAAGAGTAGGCAGGCTTCTTCAGATGCATGCCAACCACCGCGAGGATATTGAAGAAGTATACGCAGGTGATATTGCCGCAGCTATTGGCCTGAAGAATACAAAGACAGGCGATACATTATGTGATGAAGGTGATCCTATCATACTTGAAAGGATGACTTTTCCTGATCCTGTAATTTCAATTGCTATTGAGCCTAAAACCAAGGCAGACCAGGACAGGCTTTCAGAATCACTTGGCAAGCTTGCTGATGAAGACCCGACTCTCCGCATTTCAACAAATGAGGAAACCGGACAGACAATTTTAGCCGGTATGGGTGAGCTTCATCTTGAAATTATTGTTGACCGCTTAAAACGCGAGTTCAAAGTAGAAGCTAATATTGGTAAACCCCAGGTTGCTTATAAAGAAACCATTACCAAGAAAGTTGAACAGGAAGGCAAATTTGTCCGTCAGTCAGGCGGTAAAGGTCAGTTTGGCCATGTTTGGATCACAATTGAGCCGAATGAAAAAGGCAAAGGATTCGTATTTGAAAATAAGATCGTTGGCGGTTCAATTCCAAAAGAATTCATTAAGCCTGTTGAGCAGGGAATAGAAGAAGCAATGAAGAACGGTGTTCTTGCAGGGTATCCTGTTGAGGATGTTAAAGCTGTTCTGTTTGACGGATCATTCCATGATGTTGACTCATCAGAAATGGCGTTTAAGATCGCCGGCTCAATGGCATTTAAAGCGGGAGCTTTAAAAGCGGGTCCGGTTATACTAGAGCCTATAATGAAAGTAGAAGTTATAACACCGGATGAGTATATGGGTGATATAATGGGTGACTTAAGCTCACGCCGCGGTAAAATTGAAGGTATGACCCAGCGCGCAGACGCGCAGGTTATCCGCGCTATGGTACCGCTGTCAGAAATGTTCGGTTATGCTACGCAGATGCGTTCAATGACCCAGGGCAGAGCGCTTTATAATATGGAAACTTCACATTATGAAGAAGTGCCTAAGTCAATTTCTGAGCAGATCATAGAGAAGTATAAAGGTAAAGAAACAGTCGGAGCTTAA
- the tuf gene encoding elongation factor Tu: MAKEKFDRSKPHVNIGTIGHVDHGKTTLTAAITMALAKKGKAKVRAFDSIDNAPEEKARGITIATAHVEYETDKRHYAHVDCPGHADYVKNMITGAAQMDGAILVVAANDGAMPQTKEHILLARQVGVPRIVVFLNKVDMIYEQEKSADDAELLLEVVESELRDILKSYEFPGDEIPFIRGSALKAMEAAVVEGSSADDPNLKCIYDLMDAVDNYILEPAREIDKPFLMSVEDVFSITGRGTVATGRVERGKVKMGDEVELIGLGQHKKTVVTGIEMFQKELEEGLAGDNLGMLLRGVDKKDIERGMVIAKPGSITPHKSFNCQIYVLSKEEGGRHTPFFGNYRPQFYFRTTDVTGVMNLPEGVQMVMPGDNVDNLKVDLITPIAMEEGLKFAIREGGRTVGAGVVTKIIE; the protein is encoded by the coding sequence ATGGCTAAAGAAAAATTCGATAGAAGTAAGCCTCACGTGAACATTGGAACAATCGGTCACGTAGATCATGGTAAGACAACACTTACCGCTGCTATCACAATGGCACTTGCAAAAAAAGGAAAAGCTAAAGTTAGAGCTTTTGATTCAATTGATAATGCACCTGAAGAAAAAGCAAGGGGTATTACGATTGCAACAGCTCACGTAGAGTATGAAACCGATAAAAGGCATTATGCTCACGTTGACTGTCCCGGTCACGCAGATTATGTTAAGAACATGATCACAGGCGCAGCTCAGATGGACGGAGCTATTCTTGTAGTAGCTGCAAATGACGGTGCTATGCCTCAGACAAAAGAGCATATTCTTTTAGCCAGACAGGTTGGCGTTCCCCGTATTGTTGTATTCCTCAATAAAGTTGATATGATCTATGAACAGGAAAAATCAGCTGATGATGCTGAGCTTCTCCTCGAAGTGGTTGAATCAGAATTAAGGGATATTTTAAAGAGCTATGAATTCCCCGGCGACGAAATACCGTTTATCCGCGGAAGCGCTTTAAAAGCTATGGAAGCTGCAGTTGTTGAAGGTTCAAGCGCAGATGATCCGAACCTGAAATGCATTTATGATCTTATGGATGCAGTTGATAACTACATTTTAGAGCCGGCAAGAGAAATTGACAAGCCGTTTTTGATGTCAGTTGAAGACGTATTCTCGATCACAGGCCGCGGTACTGTTGCTACAGGCAGGGTTGAAAGAGGAAAAGTTAAGATGGGCGATGAAGTTGAGCTTATCGGTTTAGGCCAGCACAAGAAAACAGTTGTAACAGGTATCGAAATGTTCCAGAAAGAGCTTGAAGAAGGTCTTGCAGGCGATAACCTTGGTATGCTTTTACGCGGTGTTGATAAAAAAGACATCGAAAGAGGTATGGTTATTGCTAAGCCGGGTTCAATCACCCCGCACAAATCATTTAACTGCCAGATCTACGTTCTTTCAAAGGAAGAAGGCGGCCGTCATACACCGTTCTTCGGTAACTACAGGCCTCAGTTCTATTTCAGAACAACTGACGTTACCGGCGTTATGAATCTGCCCGAAGGAGTACAGATGGTTATGCCCGGTGATAACGTAGACAACTTAAAAGTTGATCTTATCACCCCGATCGCGATGGAAGAAGGATTGAAGTTCGCTATCCGTGAAGGCGGAAGAACAGTTGGCGCAGGTGTTGTAACTAAAATTATTGAATAA
- the rpsJ gene encoding 30S ribosomal protein S10, which translates to MATQKIRIKLKSYDHRLIDKWTDRIIKTIKSTGGVVSGPIPLPTRKAVYTVLRSPHVDKKSREQFEIRSHKRVIDILNSNKKTVDALTKLDPPGGVYIEIKT; encoded by the coding sequence TTGGCAACACAGAAAATAAGGATAAAATTAAAGTCATACGACCACAGGCTTATTGATAAGTGGACTGACAGGATCATCAAGACAATTAAATCAACCGGCGGAGTGGTATCGGGTCCGATACCGCTTCCTACCCGGAAGGCTGTTTATACTGTTTTGAGGTCACCGCATGTTGATAAGAAATCCAGGGAGCAGTTCGAAATAAGATCACATAAACGTGTTATCGATATTTTGAATTCCAATAAAAAAACCGTAGATGCGCTTACCAAGCTTGATCCTCCCGGCGGCGTATACATTGAAATTAAAACATAA
- the rplC gene encoding 50S ribosomal protein L3, whose protein sequence is MKGLIGRKLGMTSVFTDDGSSVPCTLIEAGPCYVTAVKTKENDGYTALQLGFTERKEKRLAVPQVKNFKKKNLPVLRFLKEVRDFENAEEFKVGDVIKTDLFKEGDIVKVTSKSKGKGFQGVVKRHGFGGGSVTHGQSDRLRAPGSIGASSYPSRVFKGQRMAGRTGGDKISVRNLKIVKIIPESNLLLIKGAVPGAISGIVEIYKVK, encoded by the coding sequence ATGAAAGGCTTAATAGGAAGAAAACTTGGAATGACCTCGGTGTTTACCGATGATGGTTCAAGTGTACCCTGCACTTTAATAGAAGCGGGACCATGCTATGTTACTGCTGTAAAAACCAAAGAAAACGATGGTTATACCGCATTGCAGCTTGGCTTTACTGAAAGAAAAGAAAAACGCCTGGCAGTTCCGCAGGTTAAGAATTTTAAAAAGAAAAACCTGCCGGTACTGAGGTTCTTAAAAGAAGTCAGAGATTTTGAGAATGCTGAAGAATTCAAGGTCGGAGATGTGATCAAAACAGATCTTTTTAAAGAAGGAGATATTGTTAAAGTTACTTCAAAGAGCAAAGGAAAAGGATTCCAGGGCGTTGTTAAGAGGCACGGTTTTGGCGGCGGATCGGTAACACACGGTCAGAGCGACAGGTTAAGAGCCCCCGGTTCAATAGGCGCGAGCTCATATCCATCGAGGGTATTTAAAGGCCAGAGAATGGCCGGACGTACAGGCGGTGATAAGATCAGCGTAAGAAATTTAAAAATAGTAAAAATTATTCCTGAATCAAATTTATTGTTAATAAAGGGAGCAGTACCGGGAGCAATTTCAGGTATTGTTGAAATATACAAGGTGAAATAA
- the rplD gene encoding 50S ribosomal protein L4: protein MQLNVFKIDGTETKEKIDLPSNVFEIEPNHHLIYQAVRTYLSNQRQGTHKAKERSEVRGGGKKPWKQKGRGTARAGTTRSPVWVGGGTVHGPRPHTYKLAMTKKSAQLARKSALSLKAKNGEIMVVEDINFEKPKTKDFSSILKNLNIDGKKVLMLTVQNNDNVYRSGRNIPKVNVLSASSAATYDLVNNQLILIQKSAVDELCKPFLK, encoded by the coding sequence ATGCAATTAAACGTATTTAAAATAGACGGAACCGAAACCAAGGAAAAGATCGATCTTCCTTCAAATGTATTTGAAATTGAGCCGAACCACCATCTTATATACCAGGCTGTAAGAACTTATCTTTCTAACCAGAGACAGGGGACACATAAAGCCAAGGAAAGAAGCGAAGTAAGAGGCGGCGGAAAAAAACCATGGAAGCAAAAAGGACGCGGAACCGCGAGAGCCGGAACGACCAGGTCACCCGTTTGGGTGGGCGGAGGTACTGTACACGGACCCAGACCGCATACTTATAAGCTTGCTATGACAAAAAAATCAGCTCAGCTTGCAAGGAAAAGCGCACTCAGCCTGAAAGCGAAGAACGGCGAAATAATGGTAGTAGAAGATATTAACTTCGAAAAGCCAAAAACCAAAGATTTCAGTTCTATTTTAAAGAACCTGAACATTGACGGTAAAAAAGTATTAATGCTCACTGTTCAGAACAATGATAATGTATACCGCTCAGGTAGAAATATCCCCAAGGTTAACGTTCTCAGTGCATCAAGCGCAGCAACATATGACCTGGTTAATAATCAGCTCATTCTGATCCAGAAAAGCGCAGTTGATGAGTTATGCAAACCCTTTTTAAAATAA
- the rplW gene encoding 50S ribosomal protein L23 has product MRSILIKPVITEKMTLLQEQKNQYAFEVDIKATKVDIKNAVQNKFNVKVESIRTVLSKGKRKSQFTRRGRYEGFRPNRKRAIVTLAKDNKIDLFETSA; this is encoded by the coding sequence ATCAGAAGTATTTTAATAAAACCGGTCATCACCGAAAAAATGACACTGCTGCAGGAGCAGAAAAACCAGTATGCTTTCGAAGTTGATATCAAAGCAACCAAAGTTGATATCAAAAATGCTGTTCAGAACAAGTTCAATGTAAAAGTTGAAAGCATCAGAACAGTTCTTTCAAAAGGTAAACGCAAGTCTCAGTTCACAAGAAGAGGCAGATACGAGGGCTTTAGACCTAACAGAAAAAGAGCTATTGTTACTCTGGCAAAAGATAACAAAATAGATCTTTTCGAGACTTCAGCTTAA
- a CDS encoding RNA polymerase sigma factor RpoD/SigA: MKIGKQFTNRESQSIDKYLQEIGKVELLDVEEEIDLAKKIKYGDDKEKQKALEKLTKANLRFVVSVAKQYQNQGLSLGDLINEGNLGLIKAAKRFDETRGFKFISYAVWWIRQSILQALAEQSRIVRLPLNRVGALNKIGKAYSTLEQEFEREPSADELAEQLDMSLYEVSDTLKISGRHLSIDAPFVHGEDSRLVDIMPNQNQPLPDHTLINESLKIEIQRALNTLSPRERDVLKLYYGLDQENPLTLEEIGEKFKLTRERVRQIKEKAIRRLKHASKSKQLKTYLG, encoded by the coding sequence ATGAAAATTGGAAAACAATTTACAAATAGGGAATCCCAGTCAATTGATAAATATCTTCAGGAGATCGGGAAAGTCGAACTTCTTGATGTAGAAGAGGAAATTGACCTTGCGAAGAAAATAAAATACGGTGACGATAAAGAGAAACAAAAAGCCTTGGAAAAGCTTACAAAAGCTAATCTGAGGTTTGTTGTTAGTGTTGCCAAGCAGTACCAGAACCAGGGACTCTCACTCGGCGACCTTATCAATGAAGGTAATCTAGGCCTTATAAAAGCCGCTAAAAGATTTGATGAAACAAGAGGCTTTAAATTCATTTCATACGCAGTATGGTGGATAAGACAATCAATACTACAGGCACTTGCTGAACAATCAAGGATAGTAAGGCTTCCGCTTAACAGGGTTGGAGCTCTTAACAAGATCGGTAAAGCATACAGCACATTAGAGCAGGAATTTGAAAGAGAACCAAGCGCAGATGAGCTTGCTGAACAGCTTGATATGTCTTTATACGAAGTATCCGATACATTGAAAATTTCAGGAAGACATCTCTCAATAGATGCTCCGTTTGTTCACGGTGAAGACAGCAGGCTTGTTGATATTATGCCTAACCAGAACCAGCCTCTTCCGGATCATACGCTTATAAATGAATCATTAAAGATAGAGATACAAAGAGCATTAAATACATTAAGCCCAAGAGAGCGCGATGTATTGAAATTATATTACGGTTTAGACCAGGAAAATCCATTAACCCTTGAAGAAATTGGTGAAAAGTTTAAGCTTACACGAGAGCGCGTAAGACAGATTAAAGAAAAAGCGATTCGCAGGCTTAAACATGCTTCCAAGAGCAAACAATTAAAAACATATTTAGGATAA
- a CDS encoding ABC transporter substrate-binding protein translates to MKLIPAVKTSLFILIFSLLALSCGKKSGNENLVELKGGIKGGGIFVANELENIRSLDPVGINDVVSHHVSHQIYDGLIDLDTNLQIIPMLAKRWEISPDGLTYTFYLRNDVTFHDNECFPGGKGRKFIAQDVMYSFTRVLDPRTGSLGFDFYKNYVEGAKEYNEEISKATSEKREPKLAEVTGYKALNDTTFQIKLKKSFAPFIYYMCQGFAYIVPKEAVEKYGKDYFQNPVGTGPFVFQNWTPDLEINLKRNPNYWDKDTHGNQIPYLEGVKFRFIKDLSQQLLEFKNGNLYESYRIPNELFKSIVNEDKTLTPEYSQFTVQRKTALSTQYYGFLVTSKTFSDVRVRQAFNYAIDREKILKYVLNGSATDPAIYGMVPPVMPNYNAKQVKGYTFDLVKAKQLMTEAGYPGGKGFPEVTLNINEGGGRNTQIAEAIQDMLKEIGVTVKLQLLQFAQHLDNIDAGRSDFYRLGWNADYPDPETFLNLFYGKNVPANPKDVSPINSFRYVNPQYDALFEKAIATVDIAERNKLYEQAEQLAVNDAVCLFIYYDEDWRLVQSFVRGFALDPMHRVNMRFTWLDK, encoded by the coding sequence ATGAAATTAATTCCGGCTGTGAAAACCTCATTATTCATATTAATATTTTCGCTTTTAGCCCTTAGCTGCGGCAAAAAATCGGGCAATGAAAACCTTGTTGAACTGAAAGGCGGAATAAAAGGCGGCGGAATTTTTGTTGCCAATGAGCTTGAAAATATCAGGAGCCTTGACCCGGTCGGTATAAATGATGTTGTTTCACATCACGTTTCACACCAGATATATGACGGATTGATCGATCTTGATACTAATCTGCAGATAATCCCGATGCTCGCTAAACGCTGGGAAATTTCACCGGACGGACTTACGTATACTTTTTATCTAAGAAATGATGTGACTTTTCATGATAATGAATGTTTCCCGGGAGGTAAAGGAAGAAAGTTTATCGCGCAGGATGTTATGTATTCATTCACCAGAGTACTTGACCCGAGAACCGGAAGCTTAGGATTCGATTTTTATAAGAATTACGTTGAAGGTGCTAAGGAATATAATGAAGAGATCAGCAAAGCAACTTCGGAAAAAAGAGAGCCGAAGCTTGCTGAAGTAACCGGCTATAAAGCACTGAACGATACCACTTTCCAGATAAAGCTGAAAAAATCATTTGCACCGTTCATTTATTATATGTGCCAGGGCTTTGCATACATTGTTCCCAAAGAAGCGGTTGAAAAATACGGCAAAGATTATTTCCAGAATCCGGTTGGAACAGGTCCTTTTGTTTTCCAGAACTGGACTCCGGATCTTGAGATCAACCTGAAAAGGAATCCCAATTACTGGGATAAAGACACTCACGGAAACCAGATACCTTACCTTGAAGGAGTTAAATTCAGGTTCATCAAGGACCTTTCGCAGCAGCTTCTGGAATTCAAGAACGGTAATTTGTATGAATCATACAGAATTCCCAATGAGCTGTTCAAATCAATTGTAAATGAAGATAAGACGCTGACCCCGGAGTATTCACAATTTACGGTTCAGCGTAAAACAGCATTATCTACTCAGTATTACGGCTTTCTGGTAACAAGCAAAACATTTTCTGATGTCAGAGTAAGGCAGGCTTTCAATTATGCAATTGACAGGGAAAAGATACTTAAGTATGTACTGAACGGTTCTGCAACTGACCCGGCAATATACGGAATGGTTCCGCCTGTAATGCCAAATTATAATGCTAAACAGGTTAAAGGCTACACTTTTGATCTTGTAAAAGCTAAACAGCTAATGACAGAAGCCGGGTATCCCGGCGGTAAAGGCTTCCCGGAAGTAACTTTGAATATAAATGAGGGTGGCGGCAGAAATACCCAGATTGCCGAAGCTATACAGGATATGTTAAAGGAAATTGGAGTAACTGTAAAGCTGCAGCTTCTTCAGTTTGCTCAGCATCTGGATAATATTGATGCAGGCAGAAGTGATTTTTACAGGCTTGGGTGGAATGCTGATTACCCTGACCCGGAAACATTTCTTAACCTGTTTTACGGTAAGAATGTACCTGCAAATCCAAAAGATGTCAGCCCAATAAACAGCTTCAGATATGTTAATCCGCAATATGACGCATTGTTTGAGAAAGCCATTGCAACTGTTGATATAGCAGAAAGAAATAAACTGTATGAACAGGCTGAACAGCTTGCTGTAAATGACGCTGTATGTCTTTTCATATATTATGATGAAGACTGGCGCCTTGTGCAGTCATTTGTCCGCGGTTTTGCTTTGGACCCGATGCACAGGGTAAATATGAGATTTACCTGGCTGGATAAATAA
- a CDS encoding C40 family peptidase translates to MIKIIELINTPYLWGGTTTNGIDCSAFCQRVMKFALGIDIPRTSIMQSTVGDEVARENLQFGDLVFFNTMGRRISHVGIYLGEGVFAHSSSSGGVKTNSLNEDYYNSRYVTARRVIK, encoded by the coding sequence ATGATCAAGATAATTGAGCTCATTAACACCCCGTATCTTTGGGGCGGTACAACAACAAACGGCATTGATTGTTCTGCATTCTGCCAGAGAGTAATGAAATTTGCTTTAGGCATTGATATTCCCAGAACATCCATAATGCAATCAACAGTTGGTGATGAAGTAGCAAGGGAAAACCTGCAGTTTGGCGACCTGGTATTTTTCAACACCATGGGAAGAAGGATCTCACATGTAGGTATATACCTCGGTGAGGGAGTTTTCGCACATTCATCTTCAAGCGGCGGAGTAAAAACAAACTCTCTTAATGAAGATTATTATAACTCGCGCTATGTTACAGCAAGACGTGTTATAAAATAA